In a single window of the Limnochorda sp. L945t genome:
- the rplA gene encoding 50S ribosomal protein L1, which translates to MARRGKRYLEVAQKVDRTREYSPKEAMELAVQTARARFDETVEVALKLGVDPRHADQQVRGTVVLPEGTGKSVRVAVFAKGEKAREAEQAGADLVGAEELVTAVQGGQIDFDVAIATPDMMGLVGRLGRILGPRGLMPNPKAGTVTNDVGKAIREFKAGKVEFRTSKEAGVHVPIGKVSFGSERLLRNFRALLDAIVRAKPAAAKGQYLRRVAVSTTMGPGIRVEPQSVMEWLAEG; encoded by the coding sequence ATGGCAAGACGAGGGAAGCGTTACCTGGAGGTCGCACAGAAGGTCGACCGTACCCGTGAGTACTCCCCCAAGGAGGCCATGGAGCTCGCCGTCCAGACGGCGAGGGCTCGCTTCGACGAGACGGTCGAAGTGGCGCTCAAGCTGGGGGTGGATCCTCGCCACGCCGATCAGCAGGTGCGGGGTACCGTGGTATTGCCCGAGGGCACCGGCAAGAGCGTCCGGGTGGCCGTCTTCGCCAAAGGTGAGAAGGCCCGGGAGGCGGAGCAGGCCGGGGCCGACCTGGTAGGGGCCGAAGAGCTGGTTACGGCGGTGCAGGGCGGGCAGATCGACTTCGACGTGGCCATCGCTACTCCGGACATGATGGGGCTGGTCGGGCGCCTGGGCCGCATTCTGGGGCCACGGGGCCTCATGCCCAACCCTAAGGCGGGCACGGTCACCAACGACGTGGGGAAGGCCATCCGCGAGTTCAAGGCCGGCAAGGTGGAGTTCAGGACGTCCAAGGAGGCGGGCGTGCACGTGCCCATCGGCAAGGTCTCCTTCGGCTCGGAGCGGCTGCTCCGCAATTTCCGTGCGCTCCTGGACGCCATCGTGCGGGCCAAGCCGGCGGCGGCCAAGGGGCAGTACCTGCGCCGGGTGGCGGTTTCGACCACCATGGGACCCGGCATCCGGGTCGAGCCGCAGAGCGTGATGGAATGGCTGGCCGAGGGCTGA
- the rpoB gene encoding DNA-directed RNA polymerase subunit beta yields MAVAVQVAGRERVRFGKIREILELPDLIELQRRSYEWFLKEGLEETFRDISPIQDFTGNLVLEFLGYSFGDPKYTVEQCKERDATYSAPLKVRVRLIKKDTGEVKEQEVYMGEFPMMTENGTFIINGAERVVVSQLVRSPGVYYSQDRDSSGRLIYQASVIPNRGAWLEFETDAQNVIWVRIDRNRKLPATVLVRAVGYGSNAQVLDVLGDVEPVRATLERDNTETESEALIEIYKRLRPGEPPTEESARTLFESLFYDPKRYDLAAVGRYKLNKKLRLIGRLVQARLEEPVVHPQTGEVLAEAGTRVTRDLAERIEQAGIRSVVIESKAGPVRIVSNGQPPMDRRVLTPDDLVAIVNYMATLMLGVGQIDDIDHLGNRRLKSVGELLQNQFRVGLARMERVIRERMTIQGTEDIVTPQLLINIRPVVAAIKEFFGSSQLSQFMDQTNPLAELTHKRRMSALGPGGLSRERAGFEVRDVHHSHYGRMCPIETPEGPNIGLIGSLCTYARINEYGFIETPYRRVKQGVVTDEIVYLTADEEDTYVIAQANEPTDEQGRFLNPRVVARYMDEIRLVSPDQVDFMDVSPKQIVSVATALIPFLENDDASRALMGSNMQRQAVPLIRSEAPLVGTGIEYRAAVDSGVVVRARRSGIVAYADAREIRIRADEGGEDRYRLLKYQRSNQGTCINQKPIVTSGQYVEAGAVIADGPSTDHGELALGRNVLVAFMPWEGYNFEDAVLISERLVREDVFTSIHIEEYECQARDTKLGPEEITRDIPNVGEEMLKNLDDSGVIRIGAEVRPGDILVGKVTPKGETELTAEERLLRAIFGEKAREVRDTSLRVPHGEGGVVVDVKRFRREDGDELAPGVSEMVRVYVAQKRKISVGDKMAGRHGNKGVIARILPEEDMPFMPDGTPVEIILNPLGVPSRMNIGQVLETHLGWAARALGFHVATPVFDGATEKDVIETLKKAGLPEDGKTILRDGRTGQPFDSRITVGYIYMLKLAHLVDDKIHARSTGPYSLVTQQPLGGKAQFGGQRFGEMEVWALEAYGAAHTLQELLTVKSDDVVGRVRTYEAIVKGDNVPEPGVPESFKVLIKELQSLCLDVKVLSEESKEIDIREEDEDLPLRELGIHIERRETDEVPEEEPAEVPVALPSHEVQPEEEEEQEEEAEEESTGQSRRAWTFEPEPVVPATGRRTAPGLPAPGDDETDVAHAEPGEEPGALAGVAPRGKGSAAGAAGRGALGKLRRGAARRDLDDEDLGDEDLVGDEEGEGLEGEDEELEPLPSEDEEEEEFPLGDEDDEDLDEEEPFGDEEEEEDFPEDDELDEENEFGIGDDEDADGESEDEDGSFRSKRRPRR; encoded by the coding sequence TTGGCAGTGGCGGTCCAGGTCGCGGGGCGTGAACGCGTCAGGTTTGGAAAGATCCGGGAGATCCTGGAACTTCCGGATCTCATCGAGTTGCAGCGGCGCTCGTACGAATGGTTCCTGAAGGAAGGACTCGAGGAGACCTTCCGGGACATTTCCCCCATCCAGGACTTCACGGGCAACCTCGTGCTGGAGTTCTTGGGCTACTCCTTCGGTGACCCGAAGTACACGGTGGAGCAGTGCAAGGAGCGGGATGCCACCTACAGCGCGCCTCTCAAGGTACGGGTCCGTCTCATCAAGAAAGACACGGGCGAGGTGAAGGAGCAGGAGGTCTACATGGGGGAGTTCCCCATGATGACCGAAAACGGCACCTTCATCATCAACGGCGCCGAGCGGGTGGTCGTGAGCCAGCTCGTGCGCTCTCCCGGCGTCTACTACTCGCAGGACCGCGACAGCAGCGGGCGGCTCATCTACCAGGCGAGCGTCATCCCCAACCGGGGAGCCTGGCTCGAGTTCGAAACCGACGCCCAAAACGTCATCTGGGTGCGCATCGACCGCAACCGTAAGCTCCCCGCGACGGTGCTGGTCCGGGCGGTAGGGTATGGGAGCAACGCTCAGGTGCTCGACGTCCTCGGCGACGTCGAGCCGGTGCGGGCTACGCTCGAGCGCGACAACACCGAGACCGAGAGCGAGGCCCTCATCGAGATCTACAAGCGGCTGCGGCCCGGGGAGCCTCCGACCGAAGAGAGCGCCCGGACGCTGTTCGAGTCGCTCTTCTACGACCCCAAGCGGTACGACCTGGCGGCCGTGGGCCGCTACAAGCTCAACAAGAAGCTGCGCCTCATCGGGCGCCTGGTGCAGGCCCGGCTGGAAGAGCCGGTGGTCCATCCGCAGACCGGGGAGGTCCTGGCCGAGGCCGGCACCCGGGTGACCCGGGACCTGGCCGAGCGCATCGAGCAGGCCGGGATACGCTCCGTGGTCATCGAGAGCAAGGCGGGGCCGGTCCGGATCGTCTCCAACGGGCAGCCGCCGATGGACCGCCGGGTGTTGACCCCGGACGACCTGGTCGCGATCGTCAACTACATGGCCACGCTGATGCTGGGAGTGGGCCAGATCGACGACATCGACCACCTGGGCAACCGCCGGCTCAAGAGCGTCGGCGAACTTCTGCAAAACCAGTTCCGGGTGGGGCTTGCCCGCATGGAGCGGGTGATCCGGGAGCGGATGACGATCCAGGGCACCGAGGACATCGTGACGCCGCAGCTCCTCATCAACATCCGCCCGGTGGTCGCCGCCATCAAGGAGTTCTTCGGGTCGAGCCAGCTCTCCCAGTTCATGGACCAGACCAACCCCCTGGCGGAACTGACCCACAAGCGCCGCATGTCGGCCCTGGGGCCCGGAGGGCTGTCCCGAGAACGGGCGGGCTTCGAGGTGCGCGACGTGCACCACTCCCACTACGGGCGCATGTGCCCCATCGAGACCCCTGAAGGCCCCAACATCGGCCTGATCGGGTCGCTGTGCACCTACGCCCGCATCAACGAGTACGGGTTCATCGAGACGCCGTACCGCCGGGTGAAGCAGGGCGTCGTAACGGACGAGATCGTCTACCTGACCGCCGACGAGGAAGACACGTACGTCATCGCCCAGGCCAACGAGCCTACCGACGAGCAGGGGCGTTTCCTCAATCCCCGGGTGGTCGCCCGCTACATGGATGAGATCCGCCTGGTCTCGCCGGACCAGGTCGATTTCATGGACGTGTCGCCCAAGCAGATCGTGAGCGTGGCCACGGCGCTGATCCCTTTCCTCGAGAACGACGACGCAAGCCGCGCCCTGATGGGCTCTAACATGCAGCGGCAGGCGGTGCCGCTCATCCGCAGCGAGGCGCCGCTCGTCGGCACGGGCATCGAGTACCGCGCCGCGGTCGACTCGGGCGTGGTGGTCCGGGCCAGGCGCTCGGGCATCGTGGCGTACGCCGACGCCCGGGAGATCCGGATCCGGGCCGACGAGGGCGGCGAGGATCGGTATCGGCTGCTCAAGTACCAGCGCTCCAACCAGGGCACGTGCATCAACCAGAAGCCCATCGTCACCTCCGGACAGTACGTCGAGGCGGGGGCGGTCATCGCGGACGGCCCCTCCACCGACCACGGCGAGCTGGCCCTGGGTCGCAACGTGCTGGTCGCGTTCATGCCCTGGGAGGGCTACAACTTCGAAGACGCCGTCCTCATCAGCGAGCGGCTGGTCCGGGAGGACGTGTTCACGTCGATCCACATCGAGGAGTACGAGTGCCAGGCCCGGGACACCAAGCTCGGACCCGAGGAGATCACCCGGGATATCCCCAACGTCGGGGAAGAGATGCTGAAGAACCTCGACGACAGCGGGGTCATCCGGATCGGCGCCGAGGTGCGCCCGGGCGACATCCTGGTGGGCAAGGTCACGCCCAAGGGCGAGACCGAGCTGACGGCCGAGGAGCGGTTGCTCCGCGCCATCTTCGGCGAGAAGGCCCGGGAGGTCCGCGATACGTCGCTGCGGGTGCCCCACGGGGAGGGCGGCGTGGTGGTCGACGTCAAGCGCTTCCGCCGCGAGGACGGCGACGAGCTGGCTCCCGGGGTCAGCGAGATGGTGCGGGTCTACGTTGCCCAGAAGCGCAAGATCAGCGTGGGCGACAAGATGGCGGGCCGCCACGGCAACAAAGGGGTCATCGCCCGCATCCTCCCCGAGGAGGACATGCCGTTCATGCCCGACGGGACGCCGGTGGAGATCATCCTCAACCCGCTGGGCGTGCCTTCCCGCATGAACATCGGGCAGGTGCTGGAGACCCACCTCGGCTGGGCTGCCAGGGCGCTGGGCTTCCACGTGGCCACGCCGGTCTTCGACGGCGCCACGGAGAAGGACGTCATCGAGACCCTCAAGAAAGCCGGGCTTCCCGAGGACGGCAAGACGATCCTGCGGGACGGGCGGACGGGGCAGCCGTTCGACAGCCGGATCACCGTCGGATACATCTACATGCTGAAGCTGGCGCACTTGGTGGACGACAAGATTCACGCCCGTTCCACCGGGCCGTATTCTCTGGTGACGCAGCAGCCGCTGGGCGGCAAGGCGCAGTTTGGCGGCCAGCGGTTCGGGGAGATGGAGGTGTGGGCGCTCGAGGCCTACGGGGCAGCCCACACGCTGCAGGAGCTGCTCACCGTCAAGTCGGACGACGTCGTGGGGCGGGTACGCACCTACGAGGCGATCGTCAAGGGCGACAACGTGCCCGAGCCGGGGGTTCCGGAGTCGTTCAAGGTGCTCATCAAGGAGCTGCAGAGCCTCTGCCTCGACGTGAAGGTGCTGTCGGAGGAGTCCAAGGAGATCGACATCCGCGAGGAAGACGAGGACCTGCCGCTCAGGGAGCTCGGGATCCACATCGAGCGCCGGGAGACCGACGAGGTGCCCGAGGAGGAGCCGGCCGAGGTGCCGGTGGCACTGCCCTCGCATGAGGTGCAGCCCGAGGAAGAAGAAGAACAAGAAGAAGAAGCGGAGGAAGAGAGCACCGGCCAGTCCCGGCGAGCGTGGACCTTCGAACCGGAGCCCGTGGTACCCGCTACGGGGCGGCGCACGGCACCCGGCCTCCCCGCGCCGGGGGACGACGAAACGGATGTGGCCCATGCTGAACCGGGCGAGGAGCCCGGTGCGCTGGCCGGGGTGGCGCCACGAGGCAAGGGCAGCGCTGCCGGGGCCGCCGGCCGGGGAGCGCTCGGCAAGCTGCGGCGCGGCGCGGCCCGCCGGGATCTCGACGATGAAGATCTCGGCGACGAGGACCTCGTTGGCGACGAGGAGGGCGAGGGGCTGGAGGGCGAGGACGAGGAGCTCGAGCCGCTGCCTTCCGAGGACGAAGAGGAAGAGGAGTTTCCCCTCGGCGATGAGGACGACGAAGACCTGGACGAGGAGGAGCCGTTCGGCGACGAGGAAGAGGAGGAGGACTTCCCCGAGGACGACGAGCTGGATGAAGAGAACGAGTTCGGCATCGGCGACGACGAGGATGCCGACGGCGAGAGCGAAGATGAAGACGGGTCCTTCCGTTCCAAGCGACGGCCTCGTCGTTGA
- the rplJ gene encoding 50S ribosomal protein L10: MVHERAGLAKKRAVVEGVGQRLQRSQAVFLTDFRGLNVAAMTRLRRRLRESQAEYLVAKNTLIRRAAGDLAKDGLEPLLQGPTGICFAYGDPVAVAKALAEFARESRILAIKGGVLQGRVLSSADVETLAQLPPRDVLLAQALGMMKAPMSGLVAALSGVMRKLVVALEEIRKQKEAAGAQPTAAG; this comes from the coding sequence GTGGTACACGAGCGAGCGGGGCTGGCGAAAAAGCGCGCGGTGGTCGAGGGCGTGGGCCAACGGCTGCAGCGCAGCCAGGCCGTCTTCCTGACGGACTTTCGTGGGCTCAACGTGGCCGCCATGACCAGGCTCCGCCGGCGGCTGCGGGAAAGCCAGGCCGAGTACCTGGTGGCCAAGAACACGCTCATCCGGCGCGCCGCCGGGGATCTGGCCAAGGATGGTCTGGAGCCGCTCTTGCAGGGGCCGACGGGCATCTGCTTCGCTTACGGAGACCCGGTAGCGGTGGCGAAGGCGCTGGCCGAGTTTGCCCGGGAGAGCCGCATCCTGGCCATCAAGGGCGGGGTGCTGCAGGGAAGGGTGCTTTCGAGCGCGGACGTGGAGACGCTGGCGCAGCTGCCGCCGCGCGACGTCCTCCTGGCCCAGGCCCTGGGTATGATGAAGGCCCCGATGAGTGGCCTGGTGGCGGCGTTGTCCGGAGTCATGCGCAAGCTGGTGGTGGCGCTCGAGGAGATCCGCAAACAGAAGGAGGCGGCCGGCGCACAGCCGACGGCCGCCGGGTGA
- the rplL gene encoding 50S ribosomal protein L7/L12: MTKEELIEAIGQMTVLELAELVKALEEKFGVSAQAAVAVAPAAAQAAKAEAPAEEEKTEFDVILTAAGDKKIQVIKVVREITGLGLKEAKDLVDGAPKPVVQGVNKEKAEEVKAKLAEVGASVEIK, translated from the coding sequence GTGACGAAAGAAGAGTTGATCGAAGCCATCGGCCAGATGACGGTGCTGGAGCTGGCCGAGTTGGTGAAGGCCCTGGAGGAGAAGTTCGGCGTGAGCGCCCAGGCGGCGGTGGCCGTGGCGCCTGCCGCTGCGCAGGCGGCCAAGGCCGAGGCACCGGCCGAGGAGGAGAAGACCGAGTTCGACGTGATCCTCACCGCGGCCGGTGACAAGAAGATCCAGGTCATCAAGGTCGTCCGGGAGATTACCGGCCTCGGGCTCAAAGAGGCCAAGGATCTGGTCGACGGCGCTCCGAAGCCTGTGGTGCAAGGGGTCAACAAGGAGAAGGCCGAGGAGGTCAAGGCGAAGCTCGCCGAGGTCGGCGCGTCCGTCGAGATCAAGTAA